One genomic window of Cricetulus griseus strain 17A/GY chromosome 3, alternate assembly CriGri-PICRH-1.0, whole genome shotgun sequence includes the following:
- the Zkscan8 gene encoding zinc finger protein with KRAB and SCAN domains 8 isoform X2, which translates to MAAESRKPSSAPSPPDQVPEEDLVIVKIEEDHGWDEETSVHENNTPGQELFRLRFRQLCYQETLGPREALIQLRALCHQWLRPDLNSKEQILELLVLEQFLTILPAELQTLVKEHQLENGEEVVTLLEDLERQINILRQPVSARTHGHRVHWEEVISSEAAPEPPSTQLQPVATKHKSPVPQKPQDSGERPDFTYKDGDTRSENKELFSKQVISSGIQPRGQTAAKCNRDVIVGLAHGETRDLLGRLERQQGTSTQERRHKCDECGKSFAQNSGLVRHWRIHTGEKPYQCNVCSKAFSYRSALLSHQDIHNKVKRYHCKECGKAFSQNTGLILHQRIHTGEKPYQCNQCGKAFSQSAGLILHQRIHSGERPYECNECGKAFSHSSHLIGHQRIHTGEKPYECDECGKTFRRSSHLIGHQRSHTGEKPYKCNECGRAFSQKSGLIEHQRIHTGERPYKCKECGKAFNGNTGLIQHLRIHTGEKPYQCNECGKAFIQRSSLIRHQRIHTGEKPETTGV; encoded by the exons ATGGCTGCAGAATCAAGAAAGCCTTCTTCGGCCCCATCTCCACCAGACCAGGTTCCTGAAGAGGATCTTGTCATTGTCAAGATAGAGGAGGATCATGGATGGGATGAGGAAACTAGTGTGCATGAAAATAATACTCCTGGCCAAGAACTGTTCCGCCTACGCTTCAGGCAGCTATGCTACCAGGAGACATTAGGACCCCGGGAAGCTCTGATACAGCTCCGTGCACTTTGCCATCAGTGGCTGCGGCCAGACTTGAACAGCAAGGAGCAGATcctggagctgctggtgctgGAGCAGTTCCTGACCATCCTGCCTGCGGAGCTACAGACTCTGGTTAAGGAACACCAATTAGAAAATGGAGAGGAGGTGGTGACCCTGTTGGAGGACTTGGAAAGGCAGATTAATATCCTAAGACAACCA GTCTCAGCTCGTACACATGGGCACAGAGTACACTGGGAGGAAGTCATATCTTCAGAAGCTGCACCAGAACCTCCAAGTACTCAACTCCAACCTGTGGCAACCAAGCATAAATCTCCAGTGCCCCAGAAGCCACAGGACAGTGGAGAGAGACCAGATTTCACTTATAAGG ATGGTGACACCAGGAGTGAGAACAAggaattattttcaaaacaggtAATATCTTCTGGAATCCAGCCACGTGGACAAACAGCTGCTAAGTGCAACAGGGATGTTATTGTGGGTCTTGCACATGGAGAAACCCGAGACCTTCTGGGCAGATTAGAAAGGCAGCAGGGAACTTCCACACAAGAGAGACGGCATAAATGTGACGAATGTGGGAAAAGCTTTGCTCAGAACTCAGGCCTTGTTCGCCATTggagaatacacactggagagaaaccctatcagtGTAATGTGTGTAGTAAAGCTTTCAGTTACAGGTCAGCCCTTCTTTCCCATCAGGATATCCACAACAAAGTGAAGCGCTATCACTGCAAGGAATGTGGTAAGGCCTTCAGTCAGAACACAGGTCTGATCCTACACCAGAGAATCCACACTGGGGAGAAGCCCTATCagtgtaatcagtgtgggaagGCCTTTAGTCAGAGTGCAGGCCTTATTTTGCACCAGAGAATCCACAGTGGAGAGAGACCGTatgaatgtaatgaatgtggaAAAGCTTTCAGTCATAGTTCACACCTCATTGGACATCAGAGaattcacactggggagaaaccctatgaGTGTGATGAGTGTGGGAAAACCTTCAGGCGCAGCTCACATCTTATTGGCCATCAAAGAAgccatactggggagaaaccctacaaatgcaATGAGTGTGGGAGGGCCTTCAGTCAGAAATCAGGCCTTATTGAACATCAGAGAATCCATACTGGAGAAAGACCCTATAAgtgtaaagaatgtggaaaagcTTTCAATGGGAACACTGGTCTCATTCAGCATCTAAGAATACATACAGGGGAGAAGCCCTATCAATGCAatgagtgtgggaaagcctttatTCAGAGATCGAGCCTCATTAGAcatcagagaatccacactggagaaaagcctGAAACCACAGGAGTTTAG
- the Zkscan8 gene encoding zinc finger protein with KRAB and SCAN domains 8 isoform X13 encodes MAAESRKPSSAPSPPDQVPEEDLVIVKIEEDHGWDEETSVHENNTPGQELFRLRFRQLCYQETLGPREALIQLRALCHQWLRPDLNSKEQILELLVLEQFLTILPAELQTLVKEHQLENGEEVVTLLEDLERQINILRQPVSARTHGHRVHWEEVISSEAAPEPPSTQLQPVATKHKSPVPQKPQDSGERPDFTYKAMSTSQSPTPSQKGSSGDQEVTARLLTAGFQAPNEGLLLFQTLEKIEDMAVSLIREEWLLDPSQKDLNRDNRPEKYRNMFSLDGDTRSENKELFSKQVISSGIQPRGQTAAKCNRDVIVGLAHGETRDLLGRLERQQGTSTQERRHKCDECGKSFAQNSGLVRHWRIHTGEKPYQCNVCSKAFSYRSALLSHQDIHNKVKRYHCKECGKAFSQNTGLILHQRIHTGEKPYQCNQCGKAFSQSAGLILHQRIHSGERPYECNECGKAFSHSSHLIGHQRIHTGEKPYECDECGKTFRRSSHLIGHQRSHTGEKPYKCNECGRAFSQKSGLIEHQRIHTGERPYKCKECGKAFNGNTGLIQHLRIHTGEKPYQCNECGKAFIQRSSLIRHQRIHTGEKPETTGV; translated from the exons ATGGCTGCAGAATCAAGAAAGCCTTCTTCGGCCCCATCTCCACCAGACCAGGTTCCTGAAGAGGATCTTGTCATTGTCAAGATAGAGGAGGATCATGGATGGGATGAGGAAACTAGTGTGCATGAAAATAATACTCCTGGCCAAGAACTGTTCCGCCTACGCTTCAGGCAGCTATGCTACCAGGAGACATTAGGACCCCGGGAAGCTCTGATACAGCTCCGTGCACTTTGCCATCAGTGGCTGCGGCCAGACTTGAACAGCAAGGAGCAGATcctggagctgctggtgctgGAGCAGTTCCTGACCATCCTGCCTGCGGAGCTACAGACTCTGGTTAAGGAACACCAATTAGAAAATGGAGAGGAGGTGGTGACCCTGTTGGAGGACTTGGAAAGGCAGATTAATATCCTAAGACAACCA GTCTCAGCTCGTACACATGGGCACAGAGTACACTGGGAGGAAGTCATATCTTCAGAAGCTGCACCAGAACCTCCAAGTACTCAACTCCAACCTGTGGCAACCAAGCATAAATCTCCAGTGCCCCAGAAGCCACAGGACAGTGGAGAGAGACCAGATTTCACTTATAAGG CCATGTCTACTTCTCAGAGTCCTACTCCTTCCCAGAAAGGAAGTTCTGGAGATCAGGAGGTGACAGCTAGACTTCTCACTGCAGGGTTCCAG GCCCCAAATGAGGGTCTTCTTTTGTTTCAGACTTTGGAAAAGATTGAAGACATGGCTGTGTCTCTTATTCGAGAGGAGTGGCTTCTTGATCCATCACAGAAGGATCTGAATAGAGATAACAGGCCTGAGAAATACAGAAACATGTTCTCCCTGG ATGGTGACACCAGGAGTGAGAACAAggaattattttcaaaacaggtAATATCTTCTGGAATCCAGCCACGTGGACAAACAGCTGCTAAGTGCAACAGGGATGTTATTGTGGGTCTTGCACATGGAGAAACCCGAGACCTTCTGGGCAGATTAGAAAGGCAGCAGGGAACTTCCACACAAGAGAGACGGCATAAATGTGACGAATGTGGGAAAAGCTTTGCTCAGAACTCAGGCCTTGTTCGCCATTggagaatacacactggagagaaaccctatcagtGTAATGTGTGTAGTAAAGCTTTCAGTTACAGGTCAGCCCTTCTTTCCCATCAGGATATCCACAACAAAGTGAAGCGCTATCACTGCAAGGAATGTGGTAAGGCCTTCAGTCAGAACACAGGTCTGATCCTACACCAGAGAATCCACACTGGGGAGAAGCCCTATCagtgtaatcagtgtgggaagGCCTTTAGTCAGAGTGCAGGCCTTATTTTGCACCAGAGAATCCACAGTGGAGAGAGACCGTatgaatgtaatgaatgtggaAAAGCTTTCAGTCATAGTTCACACCTCATTGGACATCAGAGaattcacactggggagaaaccctatgaGTGTGATGAGTGTGGGAAAACCTTCAGGCGCAGCTCACATCTTATTGGCCATCAAAGAAgccatactggggagaaaccctacaaatgcaATGAGTGTGGGAGGGCCTTCAGTCAGAAATCAGGCCTTATTGAACATCAGAGAATCCATACTGGAGAAAGACCCTATAAgtgtaaagaatgtggaaaagcTTTCAATGGGAACACTGGTCTCATTCAGCATCTAAGAATACATACAGGGGAGAAGCCCTATCAATGCAatgagtgtgggaaagcctttatTCAGAGATCGAGCCTCATTAGAcatcagagaatccacactggagaaaagcctGAAACCACAGGAGTTTAG
- the Zkscan8 gene encoding zinc finger protein with KRAB and SCAN domains 8 isoform X15, with the protein MAAESRKPSSAPSPPDQVPEEDLVIVKIEEDHGWDEETSVHENNTPGQELFRLRFRQLCYQETLGPREALIQLRALCHQWLRPDLNSKEQILELLVLEQFLTILPAELQTLVKEHQLENGEEVVTLLEDLERQINILRQPVSARTHGHRVHWEEVISSEAAPEPPSTQLQPVATKHKSPVPQKPQDSGERPDFTYKAMSTSQSPTPSQKGSSGDQEVTARLLTAGFQMVTPGVRTRNYFQNRVSLWLWRLSWN; encoded by the exons ATGGCTGCAGAATCAAGAAAGCCTTCTTCGGCCCCATCTCCACCAGACCAGGTTCCTGAAGAGGATCTTGTCATTGTCAAGATAGAGGAGGATCATGGATGGGATGAGGAAACTAGTGTGCATGAAAATAATACTCCTGGCCAAGAACTGTTCCGCCTACGCTTCAGGCAGCTATGCTACCAGGAGACATTAGGACCCCGGGAAGCTCTGATACAGCTCCGTGCACTTTGCCATCAGTGGCTGCGGCCAGACTTGAACAGCAAGGAGCAGATcctggagctgctggtgctgGAGCAGTTCCTGACCATCCTGCCTGCGGAGCTACAGACTCTGGTTAAGGAACACCAATTAGAAAATGGAGAGGAGGTGGTGACCCTGTTGGAGGACTTGGAAAGGCAGATTAATATCCTAAGACAACCA GTCTCAGCTCGTACACATGGGCACAGAGTACACTGGGAGGAAGTCATATCTTCAGAAGCTGCACCAGAACCTCCAAGTACTCAACTCCAACCTGTGGCAACCAAGCATAAATCTCCAGTGCCCCAGAAGCCACAGGACAGTGGAGAGAGACCAGATTTCACTTATAAGG CCATGTCTACTTCTCAGAGTCCTACTCCTTCCCAGAAAGGAAGTTCTGGAGATCAGGAGGTGACAGCTAGACTTCTCACTGCAGGGTTCCAG ATGGTGACACCAGGAGTGAGAACAAggaattattttcaaaacag ggtttctctgtggctttggaggctatcctggaactag
- the Zkscan8 gene encoding zinc finger protein with KRAB and SCAN domains 8 isoform X9: MAAESRKPSSAPSPPDQVPEEDLVIVKIEEDHGWDEETSVHENNTPGQELFRLRFRQLCYQETLGPREALIQLRALCHQWLRPDLNSKEQILELLVLEQFLTILPAELQTLVKEHQLENGEEVVTLLEDLERQINILRQPVSARTHGHRVHWEEVISSEAAPEPPSTQLQPVATKHKSPVPQKPQDSGERPDFTYKAMSTSQSPTPSQKGSSGDQEVTARLLTAGFQMVTPGVRTRNYFQNR; the protein is encoded by the exons ATGGCTGCAGAATCAAGAAAGCCTTCTTCGGCCCCATCTCCACCAGACCAGGTTCCTGAAGAGGATCTTGTCATTGTCAAGATAGAGGAGGATCATGGATGGGATGAGGAAACTAGTGTGCATGAAAATAATACTCCTGGCCAAGAACTGTTCCGCCTACGCTTCAGGCAGCTATGCTACCAGGAGACATTAGGACCCCGGGAAGCTCTGATACAGCTCCGTGCACTTTGCCATCAGTGGCTGCGGCCAGACTTGAACAGCAAGGAGCAGATcctggagctgctggtgctgGAGCAGTTCCTGACCATCCTGCCTGCGGAGCTACAGACTCTGGTTAAGGAACACCAATTAGAAAATGGAGAGGAGGTGGTGACCCTGTTGGAGGACTTGGAAAGGCAGATTAATATCCTAAGACAACCA GTCTCAGCTCGTACACATGGGCACAGAGTACACTGGGAGGAAGTCATATCTTCAGAAGCTGCACCAGAACCTCCAAGTACTCAACTCCAACCTGTGGCAACCAAGCATAAATCTCCAGTGCCCCAGAAGCCACAGGACAGTGGAGAGAGACCAGATTTCACTTATAAGG CCATGTCTACTTCTCAGAGTCCTACTCCTTCCCAGAAAGGAAGTTCTGGAGATCAGGAGGTGACAGCTAGACTTCTCACTGCAGGGTTCCAG ATGGTGACACCAGGAGTGAGAACAAggaattattttcaaaacaggtAA
- the Zkscan8 gene encoding zinc finger protein with KRAB and SCAN domains 8 isoform X1, with the protein MAAESRKPSSAPSPPDQVPEEDLVIVKIEEDHGWDEETSVHENNTPGQELFRLRFRQLCYQETLGPREALIQLRALCHQWLRPDLNSKEQILELLVLEQFLTILPAELQTLVKEHQLENGEEVVTLLEDLERQINILRQPVSARTHGHRVHWEEVISSEAAPEPPSTQLQPVATKHKSPVPQKPQDSGERPDFTYKAMSTSQSPTPSQKGSSGDQEVTARLLTAGFQTLEKIEDMAVSLIREEWLLDPSQKDLNRDNRPEKYRNMFSLDGDTRSENKELFSKQVISSGIQPRGQTAAKCNRDVIVGLAHGETRDLLGRLERQQGTSTQERRHKCDECGKSFAQNSGLVRHWRIHTGEKPYQCNVCSKAFSYRSALLSHQDIHNKVKRYHCKECGKAFSQNTGLILHQRIHTGEKPYQCNQCGKAFSQSAGLILHQRIHSGERPYECNECGKAFSHSSHLIGHQRIHTGEKPYECDECGKTFRRSSHLIGHQRSHTGEKPYKCNECGRAFSQKSGLIEHQRIHTGERPYKCKECGKAFNGNTGLIQHLRIHTGEKPYQCNECGKAFIQRSSLIRHQRIHTGEKPETTGV; encoded by the exons ATGGCTGCAGAATCAAGAAAGCCTTCTTCGGCCCCATCTCCACCAGACCAGGTTCCTGAAGAGGATCTTGTCATTGTCAAGATAGAGGAGGATCATGGATGGGATGAGGAAACTAGTGTGCATGAAAATAATACTCCTGGCCAAGAACTGTTCCGCCTACGCTTCAGGCAGCTATGCTACCAGGAGACATTAGGACCCCGGGAAGCTCTGATACAGCTCCGTGCACTTTGCCATCAGTGGCTGCGGCCAGACTTGAACAGCAAGGAGCAGATcctggagctgctggtgctgGAGCAGTTCCTGACCATCCTGCCTGCGGAGCTACAGACTCTGGTTAAGGAACACCAATTAGAAAATGGAGAGGAGGTGGTGACCCTGTTGGAGGACTTGGAAAGGCAGATTAATATCCTAAGACAACCA GTCTCAGCTCGTACACATGGGCACAGAGTACACTGGGAGGAAGTCATATCTTCAGAAGCTGCACCAGAACCTCCAAGTACTCAACTCCAACCTGTGGCAACCAAGCATAAATCTCCAGTGCCCCAGAAGCCACAGGACAGTGGAGAGAGACCAGATTTCACTTATAAGG CCATGTCTACTTCTCAGAGTCCTACTCCTTCCCAGAAAGGAAGTTCTGGAGATCAGGAGGTGACAGCTAGACTTCTCACTGCAGGGTTCCAG ACTTTGGAAAAGATTGAAGACATGGCTGTGTCTCTTATTCGAGAGGAGTGGCTTCTTGATCCATCACAGAAGGATCTGAATAGAGATAACAGGCCTGAGAAATACAGAAACATGTTCTCCCTGG ATGGTGACACCAGGAGTGAGAACAAggaattattttcaaaacaggtAATATCTTCTGGAATCCAGCCACGTGGACAAACAGCTGCTAAGTGCAACAGGGATGTTATTGTGGGTCTTGCACATGGAGAAACCCGAGACCTTCTGGGCAGATTAGAAAGGCAGCAGGGAACTTCCACACAAGAGAGACGGCATAAATGTGACGAATGTGGGAAAAGCTTTGCTCAGAACTCAGGCCTTGTTCGCCATTggagaatacacactggagagaaaccctatcagtGTAATGTGTGTAGTAAAGCTTTCAGTTACAGGTCAGCCCTTCTTTCCCATCAGGATATCCACAACAAAGTGAAGCGCTATCACTGCAAGGAATGTGGTAAGGCCTTCAGTCAGAACACAGGTCTGATCCTACACCAGAGAATCCACACTGGGGAGAAGCCCTATCagtgtaatcagtgtgggaagGCCTTTAGTCAGAGTGCAGGCCTTATTTTGCACCAGAGAATCCACAGTGGAGAGAGACCGTatgaatgtaatgaatgtggaAAAGCTTTCAGTCATAGTTCACACCTCATTGGACATCAGAGaattcacactggggagaaaccctatgaGTGTGATGAGTGTGGGAAAACCTTCAGGCGCAGCTCACATCTTATTGGCCATCAAAGAAgccatactggggagaaaccctacaaatgcaATGAGTGTGGGAGGGCCTTCAGTCAGAAATCAGGCCTTATTGAACATCAGAGAATCCATACTGGAGAAAGACCCTATAAgtgtaaagaatgtggaaaagcTTTCAATGGGAACACTGGTCTCATTCAGCATCTAAGAATACATACAGGGGAGAAGCCCTATCAATGCAatgagtgtgggaaagcctttatTCAGAGATCGAGCCTCATTAGAcatcagagaatccacactggagaaaagcctGAAACCACAGGAGTTTAG